In a single window of the Delftia tsuruhatensis genome:
- a CDS encoding anti-sigma factor family protein, whose protein sequence is MRPPPPLAPPVSDEQLHALADGRLPPQQAQALHAQLDADSAARVEQWRHQRQLLRALHAAQDTTPMPREMQAAARQLQALHQRQRQWWRWGGMAAGWLLAFGLGWLVHGQQASPAMPSNGATLAAATPARFAHQAAVAHAVYQPEQRHPVEVDAAQQAHLLQWLSKRLGRPLKLPELSGLGYELVGGRLLPGDSGARAQFMYQDAAGERITLYLGALDEPAARGETAFRFSSDGPVPSFYWVDQGFGYALSGALPRNRLLQLATVVHQQL, encoded by the coding sequence CTGCGCCCACCCCCCCCTCTTGCGCCCCCCGTTTCGGATGAACAGCTGCACGCGCTGGCTGATGGCCGGCTGCCGCCGCAGCAAGCCCAGGCCCTGCACGCACAACTGGACGCGGACAGCGCGGCCCGCGTGGAACAGTGGAGGCACCAGCGCCAGCTGCTGCGCGCCCTGCATGCCGCCCAGGACACAACGCCCATGCCCAGGGAAATGCAGGCCGCCGCCCGGCAATTGCAGGCACTCCACCAGCGCCAGCGGCAATGGTGGCGCTGGGGCGGCATGGCCGCGGGCTGGCTGCTGGCCTTCGGCCTGGGCTGGCTGGTGCATGGACAGCAGGCCTCTCCTGCCATGCCCTCCAACGGCGCCACGCTGGCGGCCGCCACGCCTGCCCGCTTCGCCCACCAGGCAGCCGTCGCCCATGCGGTCTACCAGCCCGAGCAGCGCCATCCGGTCGAAGTCGATGCGGCCCAGCAGGCGCATCTGCTGCAGTGGCTGTCCAAGCGCCTGGGCCGGCCACTGAAGCTGCCCGAACTGTCCGGCCTGGGCTACGAGCTGGTCGGCGGCCGCCTGCTGCCCGGCGACAGCGGCGCACGCGCCCAGTTCATGTACCAGGACGCGGCAGGCGAGCGCATCACCCTGTACCTGGGCGCACTGGACGAGCCGGCAGCGCGCGGCGAAACCGCCTTCCGCTTCAGCAGCGACGGCCCCGTGCCCAGCTTCTACTGGGTGGACCAGGGCTTCGGCTATGCCCTCAGCGGTGCACTGCCACGCAACCGGCTGCTACAGCTGGCCACGGTCGTGCACCAGCAGCTTTGA
- a CDS encoding DAPG hydrolase family protein: protein MNDNAFEPDISAIDELLHITPLRLETGIHRLPSGCLVVACRTDLHGCSGRMLDWWFKFFETTQHIKWWHPHDHIAHRGWDARWKKGESYIGASIEAVESLADIPPVAARLKFHDPRELFDPVQLEQAFAEKRASAAVYARIGFGEHVQLDAQGDPLDGQMVHLARDTPFGCVLRSRFLLGSSCTDPATELPDALGLGLLRHCYTEFTYLSRFLPSLYYGEHGNGEAAPLPW from the coding sequence ATGAACGACAACGCCTTCGAACCCGATATTTCCGCCATCGATGAGCTGCTGCACATCACGCCCCTGCGGCTGGAGACCGGTATCCATCGATTGCCCAGCGGCTGCCTGGTGGTGGCCTGCCGCACCGACCTGCATGGCTGCAGTGGCCGCATGCTGGACTGGTGGTTCAAGTTCTTCGAGACCACGCAGCACATCAAGTGGTGGCATCCGCACGACCACATCGCGCACCGCGGCTGGGATGCGCGGTGGAAGAAGGGCGAGAGCTACATAGGCGCCAGCATCGAGGCCGTGGAGTCCCTGGCCGACATCCCGCCCGTGGCGGCACGGCTCAAGTTCCACGACCCGCGCGAGCTGTTCGATCCGGTGCAACTGGAACAGGCCTTTGCCGAAAAGCGTGCCTCGGCTGCCGTCTATGCACGCATCGGCTTTGGCGAGCATGTGCAGCTCGACGCCCAGGGCGATCCCCTGGATGGGCAGATGGTGCATCTGGCGCGCGATACACCCTTCGGCTGTGTGCTGCGCAGCCGCTTCCTGCTGGGCAGCTCCTGCACGGACCCCGCCACCGAACTGCCCGATGCGCTGGGACTGGGCCTGCTGCGCCATTGCTACACGGAGTTCACCTACCTGTCGCGCTTCCTGCCCTCGCTGTATTACGGCGAACATGGCAATGGCGAGGCGGCGCCGCTGCCCTGGTAG
- a CDS encoding TetR/AcrR family transcriptional regulator yields MEPAITPPARPRGRPARPDHEACDAAVAAATWLLLHEGYAATTMEAVARRAGLAKKTLYRFAAHREDLVGLVVRSWTDGFGPALAADARSAAEVAPVLAAILREIAQRVLSAEAVGLFRLLTTDFPAKPDLLEIYQRNGIERGRAMLADWLRRQCARGMLRAEEPGLVCDLLLSMAIAEPLRQMALGLTPPVPEWDPGPRIDSAVRLLAGQACTLEPLPME; encoded by the coding sequence ATGGAACCCGCAATCACTCCCCCTGCCCGCCCACGCGGCCGGCCGGCCCGGCCCGACCACGAGGCCTGCGATGCCGCCGTGGCGGCGGCCACCTGGCTCTTGCTCCACGAGGGCTATGCCGCCACGACCATGGAGGCCGTGGCCCGGCGCGCGGGGCTGGCCAAGAAGACCCTCTACCGTTTCGCGGCCCATCGCGAGGATCTGGTGGGCCTGGTGGTGCGCAGCTGGACCGACGGCTTCGGCCCGGCCCTGGCCGCCGATGCCCGCTCGGCCGCCGAAGTGGCCCCTGTGCTGGCCGCGATACTGCGGGAGATCGCGCAGCGCGTGCTGAGCGCCGAGGCCGTGGGCCTGTTTCGCCTGCTCACCACCGATTTCCCCGCCAAGCCGGACCTGCTGGAGATCTACCAGCGCAACGGCATAGAACGCGGCCGTGCCATGCTGGCGGACTGGCTGCGCCGCCAGTGCGCCAGGGGAATGCTGCGGGCCGAGGAGCCCGGGCTGGTCTGCGACCTGCTGCTGTCCATGGCCATCGCCGAGCCGCTTCGGCAGATGGCGCTGGGCCTGACTCCTCCCGTGCCCGAGTGGGATCCGGGACCCCGCATCGACAGCGCCGTGCGCCTGCTGGCAGGACAGGCCTGCACCCTGGAGCCGCTCCCCATGGAATGA
- a CDS encoding enoyl-CoA hydratase/isomerase family protein, with the protein MTGAAGEVLSEVRGRMGMITLNRAKALNALSLGMVRDLLATLLAWQKDEQVLAVAIRGNGKEGPFGAFCAGGDIRFLHGAGSTGNPQLEDFFTEEYALNHLIHSFGKPYIAFMDGIVMGGGMGISQGGTLRIVTERTKMAMPETAIGLFPDVGGGYFLSRCPGHTGEWLALTGDVIAAADALDFGLADGYLPSGEQAALWDALAGGSFADAAAVEALVRSRFTAPAAVAAQPRAEIDRFFALPTVPAIVAALEAADGDWARHTAATLRKRSPLMLHVVLEQIRRARGMTLAEDLRMERDMVRHCFYLRPGQSETVEGIRALAVDKDHSPRWNPARIEDVQEAQWRAFFDSPWPAHSHPLAALR; encoded by the coding sequence ATGACGGGAGCTGCCGGCGAAGTCCTCAGCGAAGTACGGGGCCGCATGGGCATGATCACCTTGAACCGGGCCAAGGCGCTGAATGCGCTGTCCCTGGGCATGGTGCGCGATCTGCTGGCCACGCTGCTGGCCTGGCAAAAGGACGAGCAGGTGCTGGCCGTGGCCATCCGCGGCAACGGCAAGGAAGGCCCCTTCGGCGCCTTCTGCGCGGGCGGGGACATCCGATTCCTGCATGGCGCGGGCAGCACGGGCAATCCGCAGCTGGAGGACTTCTTCACCGAGGAGTACGCGCTCAACCACCTGATCCACAGCTTCGGCAAGCCCTACATCGCCTTCATGGACGGCATCGTCATGGGCGGCGGCATGGGCATCAGCCAGGGCGGCACGCTGCGCATCGTCACCGAGCGCACCAAGATGGCCATGCCCGAGACGGCCATCGGCCTGTTCCCCGATGTAGGTGGCGGCTACTTCCTCTCGCGCTGCCCCGGTCACACGGGTGAGTGGCTGGCGCTGACGGGCGATGTGATAGCCGCTGCCGACGCGCTGGACTTCGGCCTGGCCGATGGCTACCTGCCCTCGGGCGAGCAGGCCGCGCTGTGGGATGCGCTGGCCGGCGGCAGCTTTGCCGACGCGGCGGCCGTGGAGGCGCTGGTGCGTTCCCGGTTCACTGCGCCCGCCGCGGTCGCGGCCCAGCCCCGCGCCGAGATCGACCGCTTTTTCGCGCTGCCCACGGTGCCGGCCATCGTTGCGGCCCTGGAGGCCGCCGACGGCGACTGGGCCCGGCACACGGCGGCCACGCTGCGCAAGCGCTCGCCGCTGATGCTGCACGTGGTGCTGGAGCAGATCCGCCGCGCGCGCGGCATGACGCTGGCCGAGGACCTGCGCATGGAGCGCGACATGGTGCGCCACTGCTTTTACCTGCGCCCGGGCCAGAGCGAGACCGTCGAAGGCATCCGTGCCCTGGCCGTGGACAAGGACCACAGCCCGCGCTGGAACCCGGCGCGCATCGAGGACGTGCAGGAGGCGCAGTGGCGCGCCTTCTTCGACAGCCCCTGGCCCGCGCATTCGCACCCGCTGGCGGCGCTGCGCTGA
- a CDS encoding Bug family tripartite tricarboxylate transporter substrate binding protein — MDRTADKVSGARGRRRALAAAAACVAGVAGVALPGAALAQQPWPARPITLIVPFPPGGPTDLVARVLAQQVGHQLGQTVVVDNRPGANGNIGNALVAKAAPDGYTVLYNTSSIALSPSLYKKMSYDVGKDLMPVALTAVVPLGLVVNPKLPVNTVQEFVRHARERSGQLSYGSAGNGNVTHLAAFQVVQHYQIEASHVPYKGSAPADVDLVAGQIDFMTDTINSVAPFIKEGRLKLLAVSSARRLPNFPDAPTLAESGMSGFEAGAWQGVMVPAKTPAAIVQRLNQELMRALKDPGVVEKLQLQGAEGLGSTPEEYGSYIRSEIKRWAAVVRSTGVALD, encoded by the coding sequence ATGGACAGGACAGCTGACAAGGTATCCGGCGCGAGAGGGCGCCGCAGGGCACTGGCCGCGGCCGCGGCATGTGTGGCAGGGGTGGCAGGGGTGGCGCTGCCCGGTGCGGCCCTCGCGCAGCAGCCCTGGCCGGCCAGGCCGATCACGCTGATCGTGCCCTTTCCCCCGGGCGGACCCACCGACCTGGTGGCGCGCGTGCTGGCCCAGCAGGTGGGCCATCAACTGGGCCAGACCGTGGTCGTGGACAACCGGCCCGGTGCCAACGGCAACATCGGCAATGCCCTGGTGGCCAAGGCAGCCCCCGATGGCTATACCGTGCTCTACAACACCTCGTCCATCGCGCTGAGTCCGTCGCTGTACAAGAAGATGAGCTACGACGTGGGCAAGGACCTGATGCCCGTGGCGCTGACGGCCGTGGTGCCGCTGGGCCTGGTGGTCAACCCAAAGCTGCCCGTGAACACCGTGCAGGAGTTCGTGCGCCATGCCAGGGAGAGGTCCGGCCAACTGTCCTACGGCTCGGCGGGCAACGGCAACGTCACGCACCTGGCGGCCTTCCAGGTGGTGCAGCATTACCAGATCGAGGCCAGTCATGTGCCCTACAAGGGCAGTGCGCCGGCCGACGTGGACCTGGTGGCGGGGCAGATCGACTTCATGACCGACACCATCAACTCGGTCGCGCCCTTCATCAAGGAGGGGCGGCTCAAGCTGCTGGCCGTGAGCTCGGCCAGGCGCCTGCCCAACTTCCCCGATGCGCCCACGCTGGCCGAAAGCGGCATGTCCGGCTTCGAGGCTGGTGCCTGGCAGGGCGTGATGGTGCCGGCGAAGACGCCCGCCGCCATCGTGCAGCGGCTCAACCAGGAGCTGATGCGTGCGCTCAAGGACCCGGGCGTCGTCGAGAAACTGCAACTGCAGGGCGCCGAGGGCCTGGGCTCCACGCCCGAGGAGTATGGCAGCTACATCCGCAGCGAGATCAAGCGCTGGGCTGCTGTGGTCAGGAGCACGGGCGTCGCGCTGGACTGA
- a CDS encoding MaoC family dehydratase: MTVNTSQAWNAVPRMGQGFFWQDLSVGQQLRTFRRTVTEADLVAFINATGMLEAIFIEEGYDGGAITGRPVPGAMTYALIEGFILQSMIQGTGLAMLELQQRILGPVRVGDSIEALVEVTAIKPTSKGNRAVVTSRIEVFNQGHQKVMEYTAVRLLAGRGQPPGHGSPAAQIPITTPGDKHGQDS, encoded by the coding sequence ATGACAGTGAACACTTCCCAGGCCTGGAACGCCGTCCCCCGCATGGGCCAGGGCTTCTTCTGGCAGGACCTGAGCGTCGGCCAGCAGCTGCGCACCTTCCGCCGTACCGTGACCGAGGCCGACCTGGTCGCCTTCATCAATGCCACGGGCATGCTGGAGGCCATCTTCATCGAGGAAGGCTACGACGGCGGCGCCATCACGGGCCGCCCCGTGCCGGGCGCCATGACCTATGCGCTGATCGAAGGCTTCATCCTGCAAAGCATGATCCAGGGCACGGGCCTGGCCATGCTGGAGCTGCAGCAAAGGATCCTGGGACCCGTGCGGGTGGGCGACAGCATCGAGGCCCTGGTCGAAGTCACCGCCATCAAGCCCACCTCCAAGGGCAACCGCGCCGTCGTCACCTCGCGCATCGAGGTCTTCAACCAGGGCCATCAGAAGGTCATGGAGTACACGGCCGTGCGCCTGCTGGCCGGGCGCGGCCAGCCGCCGGGGCACGGCAGCCCTGCGGCACAGATTCCCATAACGACACCAGGAGACAAGCATGGACAGGACAGCTGA
- a CDS encoding CaiB/BaiF CoA transferase family protein, producing the protein MTGIRVLDLSSVVFGPLASQVLADYGAEVIKIEPPAGDSTRHTGPAVEPGMAAMFMGTNRSKKSVVLDLKQEESRQALHALLATADVFMHSMRPQKLAPLGLDPDTLRARYPRLVYAGLHGFGEDGPYAGLPAYDDVIQGMSGLADLMERQTGQARYLPTIAADKTCGLVAAHAVLAALFQRERRGQGCFVEVPMYETMVGFNLVEHFYGMHFSPSLSGAGYPRVMASWRKPYRTLDGHVCMMPYTDAHWQRFFAAVGQPQLAQDPRFASQASRTAHIAELLETAGEHVALHGTQHWLDTCQRLEIPAAPVARMDELPADPHLQATEFFVSLQDPAMGTVRLPRSSVRMDGRQAPMGMPPRLGEHTAVLLAQAGWSAERIAGLQITRQET; encoded by the coding sequence TTGACCGGGATTCGGGTGCTGGATCTGTCCAGCGTGGTGTTCGGGCCGCTCGCCAGCCAGGTGCTGGCCGACTACGGCGCCGAAGTCATCAAGATCGAGCCGCCGGCTGGCGACTCCACGCGCCACACCGGCCCGGCCGTCGAGCCCGGCATGGCCGCCATGTTCATGGGCACCAACCGCAGCAAGAAAAGCGTGGTGCTGGACCTCAAGCAGGAGGAATCGCGCCAGGCCCTGCACGCGCTGCTGGCCACGGCCGACGTGTTCATGCACAGCATGCGGCCGCAAAAGCTGGCCCCGCTGGGCCTGGACCCCGATACGCTGCGGGCCCGCTATCCGCGCCTGGTCTATGCGGGCCTGCACGGCTTCGGCGAGGACGGTCCCTACGCCGGCCTGCCGGCCTATGACGACGTGATCCAGGGCATGAGCGGCCTGGCCGACCTGATGGAGCGCCAGACAGGCCAGGCCCGCTACCTGCCCACCATCGCCGCCGACAAGACCTGTGGTCTGGTGGCCGCGCATGCCGTGCTGGCGGCGCTGTTTCAGCGCGAGCGCCGCGGCCAGGGCTGTTTCGTGGAAGTGCCCATGTACGAGACCATGGTGGGCTTCAACCTGGTCGAGCATTTCTACGGCATGCATTTCAGCCCGTCGCTCAGCGGCGCAGGCTACCCGCGTGTGATGGCGTCCTGGCGCAAGCCCTACAGGACGCTGGACGGCCATGTCTGCATGATGCCCTACACCGACGCGCACTGGCAGCGCTTCTTCGCCGCCGTGGGACAGCCGCAGCTGGCGCAGGATCCGCGCTTTGCCAGCCAGGCCAGCCGCACGGCCCACATCGCCGAACTGCTGGAGACCGCGGGCGAGCATGTGGCCCTGCACGGGACCCAGCACTGGCTCGATACCTGCCAACGCCTGGAGATTCCCGCTGCCCCGGTGGCTCGCATGGATGAGCTGCCTGCCGATCCGCACCTTCAGGCCACGGAGTTCTTCGTGTCGCTGCAGGACCCCGCCATGGGCACCGTGCGCCTGCCTCGCTCATCCGTGCGCATGGATGGCCGGCAGGCACCGATGGGCATGCCGCCACGCCTGGGCGAGCACACGGCTGTGCTGCTGGCCCAGGCGGGCTGGAGCGCCGAGCGCATCGCCGGCCTGCAGATCACACGACAGGAGACATGA
- a CDS encoding LysR family transcriptional regulator — translation MDLRQLRHFVTLARTLNYRQAAEQLHMSQPPLSQSIRRLEDSLGVQLFQRDRRGTALTEAGLAALESAEQALHHARQVQEVSQATASGERGRLHMGFIGSATFSLIPRLVQAFRAQYPLIDLVLTESTTREICMQVASGEFDAGLLRYPVTQATELAITPIEKDELVAVLPEGNPLARQPGLRLRDLASQPFINYRPGEVPGLHALVVLACQQAGFMPQVKQHAVQAQTLVSLVGAGLGVALVPAVVAKAGAPGVVFRHLADAENLPAIGLALALNQRQPVATARHLLALLQRLAP, via the coding sequence ATGGACCTGCGCCAACTGCGCCACTTCGTCACCCTGGCCCGCACGCTCAACTACCGGCAGGCGGCCGAGCAGCTGCACATGTCCCAGCCACCGTTGTCGCAGTCCATCCGCCGGCTCGAGGACAGCCTGGGTGTGCAGCTGTTCCAGCGCGACCGGCGTGGCACGGCGCTGACCGAGGCCGGCCTGGCGGCGCTGGAGAGTGCCGAGCAGGCCTTGCACCATGCGCGCCAGGTGCAGGAAGTCTCCCAGGCCACGGCCAGCGGCGAGCGCGGACGTCTGCACATGGGCTTCATCGGTTCGGCCACTTTCTCGCTGATTCCCCGGCTGGTGCAGGCCTTTCGAGCCCAGTACCCGCTGATCGACCTGGTGCTGACCGAATCGACCACGCGCGAGATCTGCATGCAGGTGGCCAGCGGCGAATTCGATGCCGGCCTGCTGCGCTATCCGGTGACGCAGGCCACGGAACTGGCCATCACGCCGATAGAGAAAGACGAACTGGTGGCCGTGCTGCCCGAAGGCAATCCCCTGGCGCGACAGCCCGGGCTGCGCCTGCGCGATCTGGCAAGCCAGCCCTTCATCAACTACCGCCCCGGCGAGGTCCCCGGCCTGCATGCCCTGGTGGTACTGGCCTGCCAGCAGGCGGGCTTCATGCCCCAGGTCAAGCAGCATGCCGTGCAGGCCCAGACCCTGGTCAGCCTGGTGGGCGCGGGCCTGGGCGTGGCCCTGGTTCCGGCCGTCGTGGCCAAGGCCGGTGCGCCAGGCGTGGTGTTCCGCCACCTGGCGGACGCCGAGAACCTGCCCGCCATCGGGCTGGCGCTGGCGCTCAACCAGCGCCAGCCGGTGGCTACGGCCAGGCACCTGCTCGCGCTGTTGCAGCGGCTGGCGCCCTGA
- the typA gene encoding translational GTPase TypA, which translates to MSTQIRNIAIIAHVDHGKTTMVDQLLRQSGTFAEHEKVVDTVMDNNAIERERGITILAKNCAVSWKDTHINILDTPGHADFGGEVERALSMVDGVVLLIDAQEGPMPQTRFVTKKALALGLKPILVVNKVDKPGARPDYVVNAAFDLFDKLGATDEQLDFPVVYASGINGWTSLEEGAPGEQWGPDMSALFDTILKHVPSVKGDPTAPLQMQISALDYSTFVGRIGVGRITSGTLKPSTDVLVMEGPDGKSYKGRINQVLKFQGIDRVQVTEAGPSDIVLVNGIADLGMGVTLTDPQNPRPLPMLKIDEPTLTMNFCVNTSPLAGREGKFVTSRQIWDRLQKELRSNVALRVKETDEDGIFEVSGRGELHLTILLEEMRREGYELAVSKPRVVFRDVDGVRHEPIELVTADIEEGHQGGVMQALGERKGELVNMEPDGRGRVRLEYRIPARGLIGFTNEFLNLTRGSGLISNIFDSYEPHKGDIGGRKNGVLISMDEGEIFTYALGKLDDRGRMFVKANDPVYEGMIIGIHSRDNDLVVNATRTKQLTNFRVSGKEDAVKITPPIDLSLEYAVEFIEDDELVEITPKSIRVRKRHLSENERKRAARENA; encoded by the coding sequence ATGAGCACACAAATCCGCAATATCGCGATCATCGCCCACGTGGACCACGGCAAGACCACCATGGTGGACCAGCTGCTGCGCCAATCCGGAACCTTCGCCGAGCACGAGAAAGTCGTGGATACGGTGATGGACAACAACGCCATCGAACGCGAACGTGGCATCACCATCCTGGCCAAGAACTGCGCCGTGAGCTGGAAGGACACGCACATCAACATCCTCGACACGCCCGGCCACGCGGACTTCGGCGGCGAAGTGGAGCGTGCCCTGTCCATGGTGGACGGCGTGGTGCTGCTGATCGATGCGCAGGAAGGTCCCATGCCCCAGACGCGCTTCGTGACCAAGAAGGCCCTGGCCCTGGGCCTGAAGCCCATCCTCGTGGTCAACAAGGTGGACAAGCCCGGCGCGCGCCCCGACTACGTGGTCAACGCCGCCTTCGACCTGTTCGACAAGCTGGGCGCCACCGACGAGCAACTGGACTTCCCGGTGGTGTACGCCTCGGGCATCAACGGCTGGACCTCGCTGGAAGAGGGTGCTCCGGGCGAGCAGTGGGGCCCCGACATGTCGGCCCTGTTCGACACCATCCTCAAGCACGTTCCCTCGGTCAAGGGCGATCCGACCGCTCCGCTGCAGATGCAGATCTCGGCACTGGACTACTCCACCTTCGTGGGCCGTATCGGGGTGGGTCGCATCACCTCGGGCACGCTCAAGCCTTCGACCGACGTGCTGGTCATGGAAGGTCCGGACGGCAAGAGCTACAAGGGCCGCATCAACCAGGTCCTGAAGTTCCAGGGCATCGACCGCGTGCAGGTCACCGAAGCCGGCCCCAGCGACATCGTGCTGGTCAACGGCATCGCCGATCTGGGCATGGGCGTCACGTTGACCGACCCGCAAAACCCCCGGCCCCTGCCCATGCTCAAGATCGACGAGCCCACGCTGACCATGAACTTCTGCGTGAACACCTCGCCGCTGGCGGGCCGTGAAGGCAAGTTCGTGACCAGCCGCCAGATCTGGGACCGCCTGCAAAAGGAATTGCGCTCCAACGTGGCCCTGCGCGTCAAGGAAACCGACGAGGACGGTATCTTCGAAGTGTCCGGCCGTGGCGAACTGCACCTGACCATCCTGCTGGAGGAAATGCGCCGTGAAGGCTACGAGCTGGCCGTGTCCAAGCCCCGCGTGGTCTTCCGCGACGTGGACGGCGTGCGCCACGAGCCCATCGAACTGGTGACGGCCGACATCGAGGAAGGCCACCAGGGCGGCGTGATGCAGGCCCTGGGCGAGCGCAAGGGCGAGCTGGTCAACATGGAGCCCGATGGCCGTGGTCGTGTCCGCCTGGAATACCGCATTCCCGCGCGTGGCCTGATCGGCTTCACCAACGAATTCCTGAACCTGACCCGTGGTTCCGGCCTGATCTCCAACATCTTCGACAGCTACGAGCCGCACAAGGGCGACATCGGCGGCCGCAAGAACGGCGTGCTGATCTCCATGGACGAAGGCGAGATCTTCACCTACGCCCTGGGCAAGCTGGACGACCGCGGCCGCATGTTCGTCAAGGCCAACGATCCCGTGTACGAAGGCATGATCATCGGCATCCACAGCCGTGACAACGACCTGGTGGTCAACGCCACGCGTACCAAGCAGCTGACCAACTTCCGCGTGTCCGGCAAGGAAGACGCCGTGAAGATCACGCCCCCGATCGACCTGTCGCTGGAATACGCGGTGGAATTCATCGAGGACGACGAGCTGGTGGAAATCACACCGAAGAGCATCCGCGTGCGCAAGCGCCACCTGAGCGAGAACGAGCGCAAGCGCGCTGCACGCGAAAACGCGTAA
- the truB gene encoding tRNA pseudouridine(55) synthase TruB produces MNAPRTRVQRRPVHGVLLLDKPLELSSNDALQKVKWLLRAEKAGHTGTLDPLATGVLPLCFGAATKFSQLQLEAAKTYEAIARLGQTTTTADAEGEVLRERVVDPAGLTAERLAAVQAQFTGAIRQVPPMYSALKKDGKALYEYARAGIAIERPARDVTIHALALSLTQDGEGRPALKMVVTCSKGTYIRTLAEDVGEALGCGAHLRALRRIDTGGLGVERCISLEALAAMDEDTRMRQLQPCDALLASHTAVTLGEQDAARFLTGLPRKGPWPDAEAVAVYGERPQALLGVGRVVRGELIPGRLLSSLEIQQILEDTPRP; encoded by the coding sequence ATGAACGCGCCACGCACAAGGGTGCAGCGGCGCCCTGTGCATGGGGTGTTGCTGCTCGACAAACCGCTGGAGCTGTCCAGCAACGATGCCTTGCAGAAGGTCAAGTGGTTGCTGCGCGCCGAAAAGGCCGGACACACCGGCACGCTGGACCCGCTGGCCACCGGCGTGCTGCCGCTGTGCTTCGGCGCGGCGACCAAGTTCAGCCAATTGCAGCTGGAAGCCGCCAAGACCTACGAGGCGATCGCGCGCCTGGGCCAGACCACGACCACGGCCGATGCCGAGGGCGAGGTGCTGCGCGAGCGCGTCGTCGACCCTGCCGGCCTCACGGCCGAGAGGCTTGCCGCCGTGCAGGCGCAGTTCACGGGTGCGATCCGCCAGGTGCCGCCCATGTACAGCGCGCTCAAGAAGGACGGCAAGGCCCTCTACGAGTACGCGCGTGCCGGCATAGCGATCGAGCGTCCGGCGCGCGATGTGACCATCCACGCGCTCGCGCTGTCGCTCACGCAGGACGGCGAGGGACGGCCCGCCCTCAAGATGGTGGTGACCTGCAGCAAGGGAACCTACATCCGCACGCTGGCCGAGGACGTGGGCGAGGCCCTGGGCTGCGGAGCCCACCTGCGCGCGCTGCGCCGCATCGACACGGGCGGCCTGGGCGTGGAGCGCTGCATCTCGCTGGAGGCCCTGGCCGCCATGGACGAGGACACGCGCATGCGCCAGCTTCAGCCCTGCGATGCCCTGCTGGCCAGCCACACGGCTGTCACGCTGGGCGAGCAAGATGCGGCCCGCTTTCTCACGGGCCTGCCCCGCAAGGGGCCCTGGCCCGATGCCGAGGCGGTGGCCGTGTACGGTGAGCGCCCGCAGGCCCTTCTCGGCGTGGGCCGCGTGGTGCGCGGGGAACTCATCCCCGGGCGCCTGCTCAGTTCACTGGAAATTCAACAGATCTTGGAAGACACGCCGCGCCCCTGA
- the rbfA gene encoding 30S ribosome-binding factor RbfA, with protein sequence MATRKSAAPNRSFKVSDQIQRDLAELIARELKDPRVGMVTLQSVEVTPDYAHAKVYFSLLVGDPQATQDALNQAAGFLRNGLFKRLHIHTVPTLHFIYDRTTERAADMNALIAKAVSSRGKEE encoded by the coding sequence ATGGCAACACGCAAGTCCGCTGCGCCCAACCGCAGCTTCAAGGTGTCCGACCAGATCCAGCGTGATCTGGCGGAACTGATCGCGCGCGAGTTGAAGGACCCGCGCGTGGGCATGGTCACGCTGCAAAGCGTGGAGGTGACTCCGGACTATGCCCACGCCAAGGTCTACTTCAGCCTGCTCGTGGGCGATCCGCAGGCCACGCAGGATGCATTGAACCAGGCCGCTGGCTTCCTGCGCAACGGCCTGTTCAAGCGCCTGCACATCCACACCGTGCCCACGCTGCACTTCATCTACGACCGCACCACCGAGCGTGCGGCCGACATGAACGCCTTGATCGCCAAGGCCGTTTCCTCGCGCGGGAAGGAAGAGTAG